The following proteins come from a genomic window of Crassostrea angulata isolate pt1a10 chromosome 1, ASM2561291v2, whole genome shotgun sequence:
- the LOC128171579 gene encoding uncharacterized protein LOC128171579, with amino-acid sequence MFKVRKTPCALNKTVYDEDKESFNCQKSVSKVYHCIQDDGKRLGEICIQYVWVQPNYCPEYNTEANALNVVPCNVSTGSCPKKQFQSNEVYKYPACLNSSIAGDVNVSKENITPLSWIFVVAGASVLISLLLVSCVLYKIWPKKRNQKEEEESLRPLLLLNGLKEPFYESAAFDEGVKFIKSGGKLLCLTGLWGSGKTATAKQIYKSVTNTHPIIMQIPLKFDVGNEPIIFDGAILKEITNGEKDQLREKINTLFENMLRSGKKPFIIITLEENMEHLYGFVKSLIPCEDDVRFINLTKKLTKGDRIQILDSQFEVFSPNENFSKVEQLALKGTGHSLGYPETCALFLRCSAFQKIGPVVFCNRPLRYLKRQLEDMHYSEDSKKFLMLVYMSLNQMEIDFDTTNDMLNEILKSCQCGINKNDKSKTTQMKSLGIKLRNVGDELNDSIFKSTLEEKDRHKNYLTSLLSKEFVVKNADTSNYRLQHAVIKRMALIVFGTYHFDKLLEFSKQEDLKGWVKEKKINCNPCERLRDVKPVLEIKQDQWRQFQKKLGKASI; translated from the exons ATGTTTAAAGTACGAAAAACGCCTTGTGCGTTAAATAAAACTGTATATGACGAAGATAAAGAATCCTTTAATTGTCAGAAGTCGGTCAGCAAGGTTTATCATTGTATCCAAGATGATGGAAAGAGATTGGGTGAGATATGTATACAGTACGTCTGGGTCCAACCAA ACTACTGTCCGGAATACAACACCGAGGCCAACGCTCTTAATGTAGTTCCTTGTAATGTATCCACGGGGTCATGTCCAAAGAAACAGTTTCAATCTAACGAGGTCTACAAGT ATCCTGCGTGTCTAAACTCATCAATAGCAGGTGATGTAAA TGTTTCTAAAGAAAATATAACCCCACTATCATGGATCTTTGTCGTAGCAGGAGCATCAGTTCTGATAAGTCTTCTCTTAGTGAGCtgtgttttgtataaaatttggCCAAAAA aaCGAAATCAGAAGGAAGAGGAGGAGAGTTTACGACCACTGCTTCTACTAAATG GTTTAAAGGAGCCTTTTTACGAATCTGCAGCATTTGACGAAGGAGTGAAGTTCATAAAAAGCGGTGGAAAACTACTTTGTTTGACAGGACTGTGGGGATCTGGAAAAACGGCAACAGCTAAACAAATATACAAGTCTGTCACCAATACACATCCAATCATTATgcaaattcctttaaaattcGATGTTGGTAATGAACCCATTATCTTTGATGGAGCGATTTTAAAGGAAATAACGAACGGTGAAAAGGATCAGTtaagggaaaaaataaatactttatttgaaaatatgttaCGCTCAGGGAAAAAACCGTTCATAATTATTACACTAGAGGAGAATATGGAACATTTGTATGGTTTTGTCAAATCTCTTATTCCATGCGAAGATGATGTCAGATTCATAAATCTTACAAAGAAATTAACAAAGGGAGATAGAATTCAAATTCTGGACTCACAATTTGAAGTTTTCAGTCCAAATGAAAATTTTAGTAAAGTTGAACAGCTAGCTTTAAAAGGTACAGGTCATTCATTGGGATACCCGGAAACATGTGCTTTGTTTTTAAGATGTAGTGCATTCCAAAAAATTGGTCCAGTGGTATTTTGTAATCGTCCTTTACGATATTTAAAGAGGCAATTAGAAGATATGCATTATTCCGAAGATAGTAAAAAGTTTCTGATGTTGGTTTATATGAGTCTGAATCAAATGGAGATAGATTTTGACACCACAAACGATATGCTTAATGAAATACTCAAGTCATGCCAATGTGGTATCAATAAAAATGACAAGAGCAAAACAACACAAATGAAATCTCTCGGTATTAAATTGAGAAATGTAGGCGATGAGCTGAATGACTCAATTTTCAAAAGCACGCTTGAAGAAAAGGATAGACACAAAAATTATTTGACATCCTTACTGTCGAAAGAGTTTGTGGTCAAGAACGCAGATACGTCAAACTACAGATTGCAACATGCCGTTATAAAAAGAATGGCTCTAATAGTTTTTGGAACCTATCATTTTGATAAACTGCTTGAATTTTCCAAACAAGAAGATTTAAAAGGGTgggttaaagaaaaaaaaattaattgcaatCCATGTGAACGTTTACGAGATGTGAAACCTGTTTTGGAGATCAAACAAGACCAATGGAggcaatttcaaaaaaaattaggaaaagcGTCGATTTAG